The Syntrophomonadaceae bacterium genome includes the window ATAAGAAAAAAGACCGTATAACGCTCGCATCTCTCCAAAGGAGGCTGGCCATGCTAAGTGAAAGTGAAGCGGCCCTGATAGCAAAAAATGCCTATGTACCTGAACACTTGCCTCAATATTTTATTCCCTTTTCTGGTATGGAGCCCTGCTTGATAAATAACTGCATAATATACACAAGAGGCAACACTGTCAGTTTTATTGGCTATCCATTAGTGGAGCAAACTGAGGCGGAGACTATTGACACTTTAAAGCAAGTAATCAGGGATTATAATCCATCAATAGTTAAGGCTGTCCTTCCCTTTGTGCCTTATCTGGCAGATTATAATGTCATAGAAGGAGAAAGAGATGAATACTCCAGGATTGATTTAAATGGCATTGCAATTACTGCAAAAACAAGAAACATGATTGGGCGGGGCAAGCAGCAATTTGAGGTATTTATTGGGCAGGAGTTTACTATGGAACACCGGCAGCTTTTGCATCAGTTCGTCAAGAATAAGAACCTGAACGAGGATACTGCCAATTTTTTCTATAGACTGCCTGAATTCCTGTCCCATTCGCCAACGGCGACCGTTTTCGAAGCCAGAAGTAAAGAGAGCGGCAGTCTGGCTGCTTATAATGTAATGGAATTCACTTCTGGCGACTATTGCTTTTTTTTGTTTAATATTAAAGGTAATCAGAACTGGCCCGGAGTTTCTGATCTTTTAATGGATCAAATGATCAACATGGCAAAAAGTCGGAAGAAAAAGTATCTCAACACAGGGTTGTCAGTTAATGGAGGAATCAGATGGTTCAAGTCCAAATGGGGAGCTGAGGTGTTCTTGCCTTACTGTTTTATTTCCGCAGAGCCTAAATTGCCCTGGCAAATCTTATGGGAAAAATGGCGAAAACTATTTAAAAGGTAAAATTCGAAGGTAAAGAAACCAGGTTAGAGAAGTGGTCCGAAGCCAAGAATCATTTGGATAAAGCAGAATGGCAAGTTGAAATAGGGGTTAGAAAAAGTCAACGCCTCCTTTTTAAGGGAGGCGCGATATTGCGTTACCGTCCGATGAATAATTGGGTGAACATTTTGCCGTAAGGGCCGCCTGAAACAATTCCGATGCCGATATGGGTATAGTTTTTGTTCAGGATGTTAGCCCGGTGGCCTGGAGAATTCATTAATGCATTGTGCGCATTTTCTACTGTTCTGTTCCCCGCCAGGTTCTCTCCGGCATATCTATAAGTTACCCCATGGTTTCTCAGCATATCGAAGGGCGAACCATAAGTTGGCGAATTGTGAGCGAAATAATTTTTATCAATCATATCCTGTGACTTCATGCGCGCCAATCTTACTACCTGCATGTCAACCTTCAAATCGGGCAGACCAACCTTTGCTCTCTCCTGGTTAACAAGATTGAGCATTTGCTGCTCTTCGGCTGTTAACTGACCAGGGACTGGAACAGTTGCCGGAGGTTGCGGCGCAGGAGCTGGAACCGGAGCAGGAGCCGGAACCTGAGTAGGAGCCGGAGCTGGCACAGGAGCCGGAACTGGCGCAGGAACCGGTCTTGGAACTGGCGCCGGAGCTGGAACTGGCGCCGGAGCCGGTTTAGGTACCTGCGTAAAGGTCGGCGCACTCCAATTAATAAATCTTCCCATTGA containing:
- a CDS encoding serine protease; the protein is MNTKKLFALVLAVVFAALLVSPVMASETQRQFTVKPGASSTTITARFSLSWPSMGRFINWSAPTFTQVPKPAPAPVPAPAPVPRPVPAPVPAPVPAPAPTQVPAPAPVPAPAPQPPATVPVPGQLTAEEQQMLNLVNQERAKVGLPDLKVDMQVVRLARMKSQDMIDKNYFAHNSPTYGSPFDMLRNHGVTYRYAGENLAGNRTVENAHNALMNSPGHRANILNKNYTHIGIGIVSGGPYGKMFTQLFIGR